The Pecten maximus chromosome 11, xPecMax1.1, whole genome shotgun sequence genome has a segment encoding these proteins:
- the LOC117338509 gene encoding mucin-6-like yields MHKAATDHTTTPYKATIRHHTRLIQTIQHHTRLPYNNTTQGCYRQYNNTTQGCYRPYNTTQGCNRQYNNTQGCYRQYNTTTPHKAVTDNTTPHKAVTDHTTTPHKAVTDHTTPHKAVTDHTTTPHKAVTDHTTTPHKAVTDHTTTPHKAATDHTTTPHKADTDHTTPHKADTDHTTTPHKAVTDHTTTPYKAVTDHTTTRHKAATDNTTTPYKAVTDHTTTPHKAVTDHTTTPHKAVTDHTTTPHKAVTDHATTHKAVTDHTTTPHKAVTDHTTTPHKAVTDHTTTHKAVTDHTTTPHKAVTDHTTPHKAVTDHTTTPHKAVTDHTTTPHKAVTDHTTTHKAVTDYTTTPHKADTDHTTPHKAVTDHTTTPYKADTDHTTPHKAVTDNTTPHKAVTDHTTTPHKAVTDHTTTPHKAVTDHTTPPYKAVTDHTTPHKAVTDHTTTPHKAVTDHTTTPYKADTDHTTTPHKAVTDNTTTPHKAVTDHTTTPHKADTDHTTTPHKADTDHTTTPYKADTDHTTPHKAVTDHTTTPHKAVTDHTMTHKAVTDHTTTPHKAVTDHTTTPYKAVTDHTTTPHKAVTDHTTTPYKADTDHTKTPHKAVTDNTTPHKAVTDHTTTPHKADTDNTLTHKAVTDNTTPHKAVTDNTMTPHKAVTDNTTTPHKAVTDNTTPHKAVTDNTMTHKAVTDHTTPHKAVTDHTTTVQVEQNLIRTCSVKAIINKW; encoded by the exons ATGCACAAGGCTGCTACAGACCATACAACGACACCATACAAGGCT ACCATACGACACCACACAAGGCTGATACAGACCATACAACACCACACAAGGCT ACCATACAACAACACCACACAAGGCTGTTACAGACAATACAACAACACCACACAAGGCTGCTACAGACCATACAACACCACACAAGGCTGTAACAGACAATACAACAACACACAAGGCTGTTACAGACAATACAACACTACAACACCACACAAGGCTGTTACAGACAATACAACACCACACAAGGCTGTTACAGACCATACAACAACACCACACAAGGCTGTTACAGACCATACAACACCACACAAGGCTGTTACGGACCATACAACAACACCACACAAGGCTGTTACAGACCATACAACAACACCACACAAGGCTGTTACAGACCATACAACAACACCACACAAGGCTGCTACAGACCATACAACAACACCACACAAGGCTGATACAGACCATACGACACCACACAAGGCTGATACAGACCATACAACAACACCACACAAGGCTGTTACAGACCATACAACGACACCATACAAGGCTGTTACAGACCATACAACAACACGACACAAGGCTGCTACAGACAATACAACGACACCATACAAGGCTGTTACAGACCATACAACAACACCACACAAGGCTGTTACAGACCATACAACAACACCACACAAGGCTGTTACAGACCATACAACGACACCACACAAGGCTGTTACAGACCATGCAACAACACACAAGGCTGTTACAGACCATACAACGACACCACACAAGGCTGTTACAGACCATACAACGACACCACACAAGGCTGTTACAGACCATACAACAACACACAAGGCTGTTACAGACCATACAACAACACCACACAAGGCTGTTACAGACCATACAACACCACACAAGGCTGTTACAGACCATACAACGACACCACACAAGGCTGTAACAGACCATACAACGACACCACACAAGGCTGTTACAGACCATACAACGACACACAAGGCTGTTACAGACTATACAACGACACCACACAAGGCTGATACAGACCATACAACACCACACAAGGCTGTTACAGACCATACAACGACACCATACAAGGCTGATACAGACCATACAACACCACACAAGGCTGTTACAGACAATACAACACCACACAAGGCTGTTACAGACCATACAACGACACCACACAAGGCTGTTACAGACCATACAACGACACCACACAAGGCTGTTACAGACCATACAACGCCACCATACAAGGCTGTTACAGACCATACAACACCACACAAGGCTGTTACAGACCATACAACGACACCACACAAGGCTGTTACAGACCATACAACGACACCATACAAGGCTGATACAGACCATACAACGACACCACACAAGGCTGTTACAGACAATACAACGACACCACACAAG GCTGTTACAGACCATACAACGACACCACACAAGGCTGATACAGACCATACAACGACACCACACAAGGCTGATACAGACCATACAACGACACCATACAAGGCTGATACAGACCATACAACACCACACAAGGCTGTTACAGACCATACAACAACACCACACAAGGCTGTTACAGACCATACAATGACACACAAGGCTGTTACAGACCATACAACGACACCACACAAGGCTGTTACAGACCATACAACGACACCATACAAGGCTGTTACAGACCATACAACAACACCACACAAGGCTGTTACAGACCATACAACGACACCATACAAGGCTGATACAGACCATACAAAGACACCACACAAGGCTGTTACAGACAATACAACACCACACAAGGCTGTTACAGACCATACAACAACACCACACAAGGctgatacagacaatacattaacaCACAAGGCTGTTACAGACAATACAACACCACACAAGGCTGTTacagacaatacaatgacacCACACAAGGCTGTTACAGACAATACAACGACACCACACAAGGCTGTTACAGACAATACAACACCACACAAGGCTGTTacagacaatacaatgacacaCAAGGCTGTTACAGACCATACAACACCACACAAGGCTGTTACAGACCATACAACAACTGTTCAAGTGGAGCAGAATCTCATCAGGACATGCAGTGTCAAAGCAATTATAAACAAGTGGTGA
- the LOC117337174 gene encoding peptide methionine sulfoxide reductase-like: MFWKNHSPYTQSRNQYMSAIFYHGTKQKMMAEESRDKLQKEVSRPIVTKILPAGIFYNAENYHQKYMLRQHNEVLEKLNFSDEDILTSHVTARLNGYLGGYGSIKQFDQECNTFGLSEGQLSFMRTQIQKRQKN, from the exons ATGTTCTGGAAAAATCACAGCCCTTATACTCAAAGTAGAAACCAATATATGTCTGCTATCTTTTATCATGGGACAAAACAGAAGATGATGGCAGAAGAATCGAGGGACAAACTCCAAAAAGAAGTTTCAAGACCAATTGTTACTAAAATTCTTCCTGCTGGCATATTCTACAATGCTGAGAA CTATCACCAGAAGTACATGCTGAGACAGCACAATGAAGTTTTAGAAAAACTGAATTTTTCTGATGAAGACATTTTGACTTCTCATGTTACTGCCAGACTCAATGGCTATCTTGGTGGTTATGGCTCAATAAAGCAGTTTGATCAG GAATGCAACACTTTTGGTTTATCGGAAGGTCAACTTTCATTCATGAGGACGCAGATCCAGAAGAGACAGAAGAATTAA
- the LOC117337173 gene encoding glucose-fructose oxidoreductase domain-containing protein 1-like gives MRKMLPGIGVIGTTTSIRSYVPLLKSCGFHVAALWGRTKEEADELAKELNIPFSTNRVDEVLLNRDVDVLVISCPPHLQSPIAVKALGIGKHVLCGAPAGPSQVDALRMVNASRYYPRLMSFIVFGLRFLPTICKMKQLMEDSFIGDMTICEVNIHFEASPKEKFDWMCDEMMGGGVLNTIGSNIIDVISYLTGQKATQVHGMLKTYTKQTEKIKGIREITSDDFCSFQMELDKGSCATVTINSHIPGMFLQEILMVGTKGRLIAKGADLYGQKHSEKKERLIHFDPINFKEEERHGVSDKTRAEIATPYLKGIIRMIEAVKDAFEKEEERQRYCQDPVLQAANFEDSLYVQTVVDAIRKSNKTKEWMKVTVMKEEPDPNPFLSSSIRSSTYSLH, from the coding sequence ATGCGGAAAATGCTTCCTGGTATTGGTGTGATCGgtaccacaacatcaatacgGTCTTACGTTCCACTGCTGAAATCATGCGGATTTCACGTTGCCGCATTGTGGGGGCGAACGAAAGAGGAGGCAGACGAGCTTGCAAAAGAATTAAACATACCATTCAGTACAAACAGAGTGGATGAAGTCTTGCTCAACAGGGACGTGGATGTTTTAGTAATTAGCTGCCCTCCTCATCTCCAATCTCCTATAGCTGTAAAAGCCCTGGGAATAGGCAAGCACGTGCTGTGTGGGGCACCCGCAGGACCATCTCAGGTAGACGCTTTAAGGATGGTCAACGCCTCCAGATATTATCCACGattaatgtcatttattgttTTCGGATTGCGCTTCTTGCCAACAATTTGCAAGATGAAACAACTAATGGAAGATAGTTTTATTGGAGACATGACTATTTGTGAAGTCAACATTCATTTTGAAGCAAGCCCAAAAGAGAAGTTTGATTGGATGTGCGATGAAATGATGGGAGGTGGAGTTCTTAATACAATAGGAAGTAATATAATAGATGTCATTTCTTATCTGACTGGACAAAAAGCTACACAAGTCCATGGAATGTTGAAAACATACACAAAACAAACTGAAAAAATCAAAGGTATCAGAGAAATAACAAGTGATGATTTCTGTTCCTTTCAAATGGAACTTGACAAAGGATCCTGTGCTACTGTTACTATCAACAGTCATATACCTGGCATGTTCCTCCAGGAAATACTCATGGTTGGGACCAAAGGCCGTCTGATTGCCAAAGGTGCAGACTTGTATGGTCAGAAGCACTCTGAAAAGAAAGAGAGACTTATACACTTTGATCCAATCAACTTCAAAGAGGAGGAAAGACATGGAGTTTCAGATAAAACTAGAGCCGAGATTGCAACACCATATTTAAAGGGCATCATAAGAATGATTGAAGCAGTGAAAGATGCATTTGAAAAGGAAGAAGAACGACAAAGATACTGTCAAGATCCAGTGTTGCAAGCAGCAAATTTTGAAGACTCGCTGTATGTTCAGACTGTTGTAGATGCCATTAGGaaatcaaataaaaccaaaGAATGGATGAAGGTAACTGTGATGAAAGAAGAGCCTGATCCTAATCCGTTTCTGTCCTCATCTATTCGCAGCAGCACATACTCACTGCACTAG
- the LOC117338511 gene encoding 41 kDa spicule matrix protein-like, which yields MTHTVIETLHYHSCWHGSKHAGEKFGKTPRKGGKTSRKGGNTSRKGGNTPRKGGETPRKGGKTPRKGGKTPGKGGKTSRKGGKTPRKGGKTPGKGGKTSRKGGKTPRKGGNTSRKGGKTPWKGGKTPRKGGKTPGKGGKTSRKGGNTSRKGGKTPRKGGKTPGKGGNTSRKGGKTPWKGGKTPWKGGKTSRKGGKTPRKGGKTPRKGGKTPRKGGNTSRKGGKTPRKGGKTPWKGGKTPRKGGKTTEYLGKPTWLDRTLPHPLLTFCVLSDSGLKPQLAW from the coding sequence ATGACACATACAGTTATAGAGACTTTACATTATCATTCTTGTTGGCATGGGTCGAAGCATGCAGGGGAGAAGTTTGGAAAGACACCAAGGAAGGGTGGAAAGACATCAAGGAAGGGTGGAAACACATCAAGGAAGGGTGGAAACACACCAAGGAAGGGTGGAGAGACACCAAGGAAGGGTGGAAAGACACCAAGGAAGGGTGGAAAGACACCAGGGAAGGGTGGAAAGACATCAAGGAAGGGTGGAAAGACACCAAGGAAGGGTGGAAAGACACCAGGGAAGGGTGGAAAGACATCAAGGAAGGGTGGAAAGACACCAAGGAAGGGTGGAAACACATCAAGGAAGGGTGGAAAGACACCATGGAAGGGTGGAAAGACACCAAGGAAGGGTGGAAAGACACCAGGGAAGGGTGGAAAGACATCAAGGAAGGGTGGAAACACATCAAGGAAGGGTGGAAAGACACCAAGGAAGGGTGGAAAGACACCAGGGAAGGGTGGAAACACATCAAGGAAGGGTGGAAAGACACCATGGAAGGGTGGAAAGACACCATGGAAGGGTGGAAAGACATCAAGGAAGGGTGGAAAGACACCAAGGAAGGGTGGAAAGACACCAAGGAAGGGTGGAAAGACACCAAGGAAGGGTGGAAACACATCAAGGAAGGGTGGAAAGACACCAAGGAAGGGTGGAAAGACACCATGGAAGGGTGGAAAGACACCAAGGAAGGGTGGAAAGACAACCGAGTACCTGGGAAAGCCTACTTGGTTGGACAGGACTCTACCCCACCCCCTGTTAACTTTTTGTGTCCTATCTGATTCAGGTCTCAAACCTCAGTTGGCATGGTGA